The sequence CCTTCATCTGCCGCACGGTGCCACTGAAGGTGGAGAACAGCCAGAGCCTGTTTACCAGCGCCTATGAGGCAGGCGAGACGATCCATATCCCGGTCGCCCACCACGACGGCAACTACTTCGCCGACGAGGAAACGCTGGACCGGCTCGAAGGCGAAGGCCGCGTGGCCTTCCGCTATCTCGAAAGCGTCAACGGCTCGCAGCGCGACATTGCCGGCGTGCTGAACGCGCAGGGCAACGTGCTGGGCATGATGCCGCACCCCGAACGCGCCATCGAGGACGACCACGGCGGCAGCGACGGTCGTCGACTGTTCGAGAGCGTGATCGGAAGCCTGGTCGCTGCCTG is a genomic window of Aurantiacibacter sp. MUD11 containing:
- the purQ gene encoding phosphoribosylformylglycinamidine synthase subunit PurQ; the protein is MKTAVVTFPGSNCDRDMWVALRDVSGKDPVKVWHGDADLPDGLDFIALPGGFSYGDYLRSGAMAANSPIMRSVKAAAERGVPVLGVCNGFQVLTESGLLPGALMRNAGQTFICRTVPLKVENSQSLFTSAYEAGETIHIPVAHHDGNYFADEETLDRLEGEGRVAFRYLESVNGSQRDIAGVLNAQGNVLGMMPHPERAIEDDHGGSDGRRLFESVIGSLVAA